The following are encoded in a window of Methanothrix sp. genomic DNA:
- a CDS encoding flavodoxin domain-containing protein → MIRTLVVYDSRYGSTEEVARTLSLILGPSDAVKVGEIQPEHRRFELFVLGAPVYKGVISPNLWNFVRENLSWLREKRIALFTTSIDRKDGETNLESLKKMIGDSVFLSRALGGRMCVERLSSNDLLGMESFCKRKGFLFQDIDTLVTEEVVELGLEIKRARDMISPRMPVNELRRLIDAFLASHNTCTLATGYGSRVRATPLEYLYRNGAIYFLSEGGEKFANIMLNDRVSVAVYDPYESMRDVAGIQLSGRACFVDAGSDEYTDVLRQRGISLSTISSLPVRLHLIKIVLERAELLCARLKSRGYEIAQIYDFPEFGASGSE, encoded by the coding sequence ATGATCCGGACTCTTGTGGTTTATGATAGCAGATACGGCTCGACCGAGGAGGTCGCACGGACACTATCGCTGATACTCGGCCCCTCTGATGCTGTGAAGGTTGGCGAGATCCAGCCGGAGCACAGGAGGTTCGAGCTCTTCGTTCTGGGCGCGCCTGTGTACAAGGGTGTTATCAGCCCGAACCTGTGGAACTTTGTGAGGGAGAACCTGAGCTGGCTTAGGGAGAAGAGGATCGCGCTCTTCACCACCTCCATAGACAGGAAGGATGGCGAGACAAACCTGGAGAGCCTCAAAAAGATGATCGGAGACAGCGTGTTTCTCTCGAGAGCCCTCGGCGGGAGGATGTGCGTTGAGAGGCTGAGCTCGAACGATCTCCTCGGCATGGAGTCGTTCTGCAAGAGGAAGGGATTTCTCTTCCAGGATATAGACACACTGGTCACAGAGGAGGTTGTTGAGCTCGGCCTTGAGATCAAGAGAGCAAGAGACATGATCTCGCCCAGGATGCCTGTTAACGAGCTCCGGAGGCTGATAGATGCGTTTCTGGCATCTCACAACACATGCACACTTGCAACAGGTTATGGATCAAGAGTCAGAGCGACGCCCCTTGAGTACCTCTACAGGAATGGCGCCATCTACTTCCTGAGCGAGGGCGGGGAGAAGTTTGCCAACATCATGCTGAATGACAGGGTCTCGGTTGCAGTTTACGATCCATATGAGAGCATGAGGGATGTGGCAGGCATACAGCTCTCAGGAAGGGCATGCTTTGTTGATGCGGGAAGCGATGAGTACACCGATGTGCTCAGGCAGAGGGGAATAAGCCTGAGCACAATATCATCGCTACCCGTGCGGCTTCACCTGATCAAAATCGTACTCGAGAGGGCCGAGCTTCTCTGCGCCAGGCTGAAATCCAGGGGTTACGAGATAGCGCAGATCTATGACTTTCCTGAGTTCGGGGCGAGTGGATCTGAGTAA
- the trmY gene encoding tRNA (pseudouridine(54)-N(1))-methyltransferase TrmY, whose amino-acid sequence MRDFVVVGHIAKTTPDFSLEDLPGTSGRIDVLCRCVNSAFMLSHGIRRDVRCNLLLMGGPETKILRFDGRRLRHLNPDERSTAALMKKALSINAGPLWRESTPGIYIRKGDLRSLIESLRDEGQRLYYLREDGAPLSGTVSEGAFILGDHTGMTEDEEHLLESMGAEIVSIGPLSLHADHCIVIINWMCDNAARSR is encoded by the coding sequence ATGCGAGACTTTGTTGTTGTGGGTCATATCGCGAAGACCACGCCGGATTTCTCCCTGGAGGATCTTCCCGGCACCTCCGGGAGAATCGATGTGCTTTGCAGATGCGTCAACTCAGCATTCATGCTATCACACGGGATAAGAAGAGACGTCAGATGCAATCTCCTCCTCATGGGAGGACCCGAAACCAAGATACTTCGTTTTGATGGAAGAAGGCTTCGCCATCTGAACCCGGACGAGAGGAGCACGGCTGCACTGATGAAGAAAGCACTCTCCATCAATGCCGGTCCCCTCTGGAGGGAGTCCACGCCCGGCATTTACATCAGGAAAGGTGATCTCAGATCGCTGATCGAGTCTCTGAGGGATGAGGGGCAGAGACTCTATTACCTGAGAGAGGATGGAGCTCCGCTCAGTGGAACCGTTTCAGAGGGTGCATTCATACTCGGGGATCACACAGGCATGACGGAAGATGAGGAGCATCTGCTGGAATCAATGGGCGCTGAGATTGTGAGCATAGGCCCGCTGAGCCTGCACGCAGACCACTGCATAGTGATAATAAACTGGATGTGCGACAACGCTGCTCGAAGCAGATGA
- a CDS encoding thermonuclease family protein — translation MMQLQPAAILVLVILMGCVTSPPDEFRGRVTKVVDGDTFDVEGLGRVRLADVDCPEMDTEAGRAAANYTVYWLFGRTVWLDIDDRRGRDDYGRWISVVYLEENGAPNRAMNFNRMIVDSGHAVVKDFKDNEFNPAEWWNLSSLQPVGCAYVGSARSSRYHYPDCEWAEKISPDNLVCFSSPSEARSKGYMPCRVCKPP, via the coding sequence ATGATGCAGCTCCAGCCTGCTGCAATTCTTGTGCTTGTGATCCTGATGGGCTGTGTCACATCCCCACCGGATGAGTTCCGTGGTAGGGTCACCAAGGTGGTGGATGGCGATACTTTTGATGTTGAGGGTCTTGGCAGGGTGCGGCTTGCAGACGTCGACTGCCCGGAGATGGACACGGAGGCTGGAAGAGCTGCCGCGAACTACACGGTCTACTGGCTCTTCGGGCGCACCGTCTGGCTGGACATAGACGACCGGCGAGGCAGAGACGATTATGGGAGATGGATCAGTGTTGTTTATCTGGAGGAGAATGGCGCGCCGAATCGGGCGATGAACTTTAACAGGATGATCGTTGACAGCGGCCACGCTGTTGTGAAGGACTTCAAAGACAATGAGTTCAATCCAGCCGAGTGGTGGAACCTCAGCTCGCTCCAGCCGGTCGGCTGTGCCTACGTCGGCTCTGCGAGATCCAGCAGATACCATTATCCTGACTGCGAGTGGGCGGAGAAGATCTCCCCTGATAACCTCGTGTGCTTCTCCAGCCCATCCGAGGCGCGCTCGAAGGGATACATGCCGTGCCGCGTCTGCAAACCTCCGTGA
- a CDS encoding tRNA(Ile)(2)-agmatinylcytidine synthase, which yields MLIVGIDDTDSERGFCTTYLAAVLIERLRASGHHTGAPKLVRLNPCARYKTRGNAAIAIPVEADDPEEIGEITLNTLLELSDLSGINTNPGLVIADRITAEMRQFYRRAVTEILEIEDARRILSSEGIWHRGFKNQRGLIGALAAVGSEFDDFTYELIAYRRRELWGTPRTLDEDSVWDADRATYPATWDTVDYSNRRIVFSPHSPDPVLFGIRGDDPGAIRRAFSMIRSEAPERCVMYITNQGTDAHIIDMRGQDASLHDDRSYRLQGRVAGEPRVIEGGHVFFPIDLGERNIECAAFEPTKCFRKIVRSLIPGDLIEVYGSMKSGTLNLEKIDMISLEKQRTSRPPLCACGRRMKSAGSGQGYRCRRCKMRSMEAEIVELPRDIEEGLYEVPPSARRHLAKPLVRMRDPRAHPSR from the coding sequence ATGCTTATCGTAGGTATAGATGACACAGACTCGGAGAGAGGGTTCTGCACAACGTATCTCGCAGCAGTACTGATAGAGAGGCTCAGAGCGAGCGGGCACCACACTGGCGCACCAAAACTGGTGCGCCTCAATCCATGTGCGAGATACAAGACCAGGGGAAATGCAGCCATCGCAATACCGGTGGAGGCTGATGACCCTGAGGAGATCGGAGAGATAACCCTTAATACCCTTCTGGAGCTCTCGGATCTCTCCGGAATAAACACCAACCCGGGGCTCGTGATCGCAGACAGGATCACTGCAGAGATGAGGCAGTTTTACAGAAGAGCGGTCACGGAGATCCTGGAGATCGAGGATGCAAGGAGGATACTCTCATCTGAGGGCATATGGCACCGCGGCTTCAAGAACCAGCGGGGCCTCATCGGCGCGCTCGCAGCTGTCGGCTCGGAGTTCGATGACTTCACATATGAGCTCATAGCCTACAGGCGGAGAGAGCTCTGGGGCACGCCGCGAACCCTGGACGAGGATTCGGTATGGGATGCCGATAGAGCAACATATCCTGCAACCTGGGATACTGTGGACTACTCGAACAGGCGGATAGTCTTCTCCCCCCACTCACCTGATCCGGTGCTGTTCGGCATTCGCGGTGACGATCCCGGGGCGATAAGAAGGGCTTTCAGCATGATAAGATCTGAGGCGCCTGAGAGATGCGTGATGTACATCACAAACCAGGGGACGGACGCGCACATCATAGATATGAGGGGCCAAGATGCCTCTCTTCATGATGACAGAAGCTATAGGCTGCAGGGCAGGGTTGCCGGGGAGCCGCGCGTGATCGAGGGAGGGCACGTATTCTTCCCCATCGATCTGGGCGAGAGAAACATTGAATGTGCTGCATTCGAGCCGACGAAATGCTTCAGAAAGATCGTCAGATCGCTGATACCTGGAGATCTGATAGAGGTCTACGGCTCAATGAAGTCCGGCACACTGAACCTGGAGAAGATCGACATGATCTCTCTGGAGAAGCAGAGAACTTCAAGGCCGCCGTTGTGCGCATGTGGCAGGCGCATGAAGTCGGCCGGATCCGGCCAGGGATACAGGTGCAGAAGATGCAAGATGAGATCCATGGAGGCTGAGATCGTTGAGCTGCCCAGGGATATTGAGGAGGGCCTCTACGAGGTCCCACCATCCGCGAGAAGGCATCTCGCCAAACCGCTTGTGAGAATGCGCGACCCGAGAGCGCACCCAAGCAGGTAG
- a CDS encoding amidohydrolase family protein, producing the protein MHRLKEDVNKLRVPNSCDASGLKRTPDAEYAAGLPDELVLSGTVIAGEDMAVLDGCVVIENGIIKEVCEGRERGQFEGIICPAFVNAHTHVADSIAKDPPFMSLADLVGPGGFKHRILESASDDLLVESMRFSAEEMLNTGTCAFGDFREGGPHGVDLLLRALEGLGIQSRIFGRPLKDPGDIHPACWGVGLSSTRDYDWGFVDEVVRIARREGRCIAIHAGEAGRDDIEGALAIEPDILIHLSRAERSDLRDVAESGASVVVCPRSNLFTRAGLPDVAAMLSLEINVCVGTDNLMINSASIFREMELISKALVRDDRQVFMMCTINGARALGMDERLGSIDPGKEARVIVFDRRSRNLKGSLNPLASIVRRAEPSDIMLRI; encoded by the coding sequence ATGCATAGACTCAAGGAGGATGTTAATAAACTGAGGGTTCCCAATAGCTGCGATGCCTCCGGCCTGAAAAGGACCCCAGATGCGGAATACGCTGCGGGCCTCCCGGATGAGCTGGTACTCTCCGGAACGGTTATCGCGGGTGAGGATATGGCTGTCCTCGATGGATGTGTCGTCATAGAGAACGGCATCATAAAAGAGGTCTGCGAGGGGAGGGAGAGGGGGCAGTTCGAGGGCATCATATGCCCTGCTTTTGTCAACGCGCATACGCATGTAGCGGATTCCATCGCGAAGGATCCGCCGTTCATGAGTCTGGCTGATCTTGTGGGTCCAGGGGGCTTCAAGCACAGGATTCTTGAGAGCGCGAGCGATGATCTCCTTGTCGAATCGATGCGTTTCTCAGCTGAGGAGATGCTGAATACCGGAACCTGTGCCTTCGGCGATTTCAGGGAGGGCGGCCCTCACGGGGTGGATCTTCTCCTCAGAGCTCTGGAGGGTCTGGGAATTCAGAGCAGGATATTCGGCAGGCCTCTGAAAGACCCTGGGGATATACATCCAGCATGCTGGGGTGTCGGGCTGAGCAGCACCAGGGATTACGATTGGGGCTTCGTCGATGAGGTGGTGAGGATCGCAAGAAGAGAGGGAAGGTGCATCGCGATACACGCTGGTGAGGCTGGCAGGGATGATATAGAGGGCGCGCTGGCCATCGAGCCTGACATTCTGATACATCTCTCCAGAGCGGAGCGCTCCGATCTCAGGGATGTTGCGGAATCAGGCGCCTCTGTGGTCGTGTGCCCCAGATCCAATCTCTTCACCCGCGCCGGCCTTCCTGATGTCGCAGCGATGCTCTCCCTGGAGATCAATGTCTGCGTGGGCACGGACAACCTGATGATAAATTCGGCCAGCATCTTCAGGGAGATGGAGCTCATCTCAAAAGCGCTTGTCAGAGACGACAGACAGGTTTTTATGATGTGCACGATAAATGGAGCAAGAGCACTGGGTATGGATGAGAGGCTCGGCTCCATCGATCCCGGGAAAGAGGCACGGGTGATCGTGTTCGACAGGAGATCCCGCAATCTGAAGGGGTCGCTGAACCCACTGGCGAGCATTGTGAGAAGGGCTGAGCCCTCTGACATAATGCTGAGGATCTGA
- a CDS encoding pseudouridine synthase → MSDATRPKRVVVSDGAVPFVARGGRVFSKLVLRADPDVSPGDEVLVLDRNDRVITVAKAY, encoded by the coding sequence ATGAGTGATGCGACAAGGCCCAAGAGAGTTGTTGTCTCTGATGGCGCTGTACCTTTTGTTGCAAGAGGCGGGCGCGTATTCTCCAAGCTGGTGCTCAGGGCAGATCCGGACGTGAGCCCGGGAGACGAGGTGCTGGTGCTGGACAGGAACGATAGGGTGATAACAGTTGCAAAAGCATATTAA
- a CDS encoding DUF169 domain-containing protein — protein sequence MDYAEMSDILKSTLGLDSEPVGVVLFKSEEDIPKDLKEIEKPMPYCGMVQRARRGEVLFARLDKHDCKGGASGIGLVECPENISTGKLYFSKLNKSATQTVGQRIASSMPRLPAGSTVATLVAPLSKLNMDPDVVIFVGNALQARRIVQAVMYRRGGRMNIDTAGIQSFCVDATASPILKGDVNVSLGCDGSAKKTGLADNDVVVGIPFEMLEDICRVLKERHEGWDRFMRS from the coding sequence ATGGATTATGCTGAGATGTCAGATATCCTGAAGAGCACGCTCGGCCTCGATAGTGAGCCTGTTGGCGTGGTTCTCTTCAAGAGTGAGGAGGATATCCCGAAGGATCTGAAGGAGATTGAGAAGCCCATGCCTTACTGCGGGATGGTCCAGCGTGCCCGGAGGGGCGAGGTGCTTTTCGCCCGTCTGGACAAGCATGACTGCAAGGGAGGAGCTTCCGGAATAGGGCTGGTGGAGTGCCCCGAGAACATATCAACAGGAAAGCTGTACTTTTCAAAACTGAACAAGAGCGCCACACAGACGGTGGGGCAGAGGATCGCCTCGAGCATGCCCAGGCTGCCAGCAGGCAGCACGGTTGCGACTCTCGTCGCGCCTCTCTCAAAACTGAACATGGATCCTGATGTGGTCATCTTCGTTGGAAATGCCCTGCAGGCCCGCCGCATAGTGCAGGCTGTCATGTACAGGCGCGGTGGGCGCATGAATATTGATACAGCTGGCATCCAGTCGTTCTGCGTCGATGCCACAGCATCTCCGATCCTCAAGGGAGACGTCAACGTATCGCTTGGATGCGATGGCTCTGCGAAAAAGACCGGCCTTGCAGATAACGATGTCGTCGTCGGTATACCCTTCGAGATGCTCGAAGACATATGCAGGGTTCTGAAGGAGAGGCACGAGGGCTGGGACAGATTCATGCGCTCCTGA
- a CDS encoding lamin tail domain-containing protein, which produces MVWITKMCLGLAILLVLMASPVHGDGNVSSSEKSPVRISNVSFVAPSPERVNLNEEWVEIENTGKIDVDLTGWSISDEQEHTYVFPDGFVLRSGARVKVHTGSGNDTKEDLYWGRSVPVWNNDGDRATLRDSSGSIIDSKP; this is translated from the coding sequence ATGGTGTGGATCACAAAAATGTGCCTGGGACTGGCCATCCTGCTGGTCCTGATGGCATCCCCTGTACACGGGGATGGAAATGTATCGAGCTCTGAGAAAAGCCCTGTGAGGATCTCAAACGTCAGCTTTGTGGCACCAAGCCCGGAGAGAGTCAACCTCAATGAGGAATGGGTGGAGATCGAGAACACCGGAAAGATTGATGTGGATCTCACCGGCTGGAGCATATCTGATGAGCAGGAGCACACATATGTGTTTCCTGATGGCTTCGTGCTCAGATCAGGCGCAAGGGTTAAGGTGCACACAGGCTCTGGCAATGATACCAAGGAGGACCTCTACTGGGGGAGGAGTGTACCAGTCTGGAACAACGACGGCGACAGAGCCACGCTTAGAGACAGCTCCGGCAGCATCATCGACAGCAAGCCCTGA
- a CDS encoding 2,5-diamino-6-(ribosylamino)-4(3H)-pyrimidinone 5'-phosphate reductase, whose product MRPYVFINSAMSADGKISSFLRRQVRISGSEDLLRVDRLRAESDAVMVGVGTVIADDPTLRVKSEALRSWRLERGVPENPLRIVADSRARTPPEARVLGPGCIVAVSRYAPEDRLKELSERCEIAICGEDRVDLRELLEMLYRRGVRRLMVEGGGTLNWSLIEQGLVDEICVFVGPMVIGGQDAPTLVDGRGFPENFQRLELESAERIDDGLLLKWRVVRSA is encoded by the coding sequence ATGAGACCCTATGTTTTCATCAACAGCGCGATGAGCGCTGACGGGAAGATAAGCTCTTTTCTGAGGAGACAGGTGCGCATCTCCGGATCTGAGGATCTCCTCAGGGTGGACAGGCTCCGGGCGGAGAGCGATGCGGTGATGGTTGGAGTGGGAACTGTCATTGCAGACGACCCGACGCTCCGAGTGAAGTCTGAGGCGCTGCGATCATGGAGGCTGGAAAGAGGTGTGCCGGAGAACCCTCTCCGGATCGTGGCTGACAGCAGGGCCAGAACGCCTCCGGAAGCCAGGGTTCTGGGGCCGGGATGCATCGTGGCTGTATCGAGATATGCCCCTGAGGATAGACTCAAAGAGCTCTCTGAGAGGTGCGAGATCGCGATCTGTGGGGAGGATCGCGTTGATCTCAGAGAGCTTCTGGAGATGCTGTACAGGAGGGGCGTGAGGAGGTTGATGGTCGAGGGAGGAGGCACCCTGAACTGGTCGCTCATAGAGCAGGGGCTCGTCGACGAGATTTGCGTCTTCGTGGGGCCCATGGTGATAGGGGGTCAAGATGCTCCCACGCTCGTGGACGGCAGAGGCTTCCCGGAGAACTTTCAGAGGCTGGAGCTTGAATCCGCGGAACGCATCGATGATGGTCTTCTCCTGAAATGGAGGGTGGTCAGGAGCGCATGA